In Leuconostocaceae bacterium ESL0723, the following proteins share a genomic window:
- a CDS encoding MFS transporter produces MNILHPKNDWQRNILIVWFAVFMTGVGLSEVMPFLSLYIATLGHFSHDQLTFYSGAAFAVTFMVTAVVAPLWGKLADRKGRKLMMLRAAGGMAVVFFLMGFATNVWQLLLLRAIQGGLGGFVSNSNALIATQTPKRYVGRALGIVVTGFTAGNLLGPLFGGALASAFSYRTTFHLTGIIMLVVFVFIWWLVKERPINASANQGEDAEAKPVNTGWSALPNRHLLIAVFITTMLVQTVNMSINPIVSLFVLELMPHANGGTITFMAGVVAAAPGIATVLAAPGFGRLGDRFGTRRLIQIGFAIGILAFVPTAFITSVIMLVVLRFIVGISDATLLPAIQTLLSKNSPENMVSRVFSYNQSFQAIGSVIGPFLGVVIANSLDYRAIFLISALIMAVNAFLFSWNTRHSK; encoded by the coding sequence ATGAACATATTACATCCAAAAAATGACTGGCAACGCAATATCTTAATTGTTTGGTTTGCCGTCTTCATGACCGGGGTTGGACTCAGTGAAGTCATGCCCTTTCTCTCCCTTTACATTGCCACTTTAGGTCACTTTAGCCACGACCAGCTGACCTTTTATTCCGGCGCCGCCTTTGCCGTTACCTTCATGGTAACGGCCGTGGTTGCGCCCCTCTGGGGTAAGTTGGCCGACCGCAAGGGACGCAAGTTGATGATGTTGCGAGCTGCTGGTGGCATGGCCGTGGTTTTCTTCCTGATGGGGTTTGCCACCAACGTTTGGCAGTTACTCTTGCTCCGGGCCATTCAGGGGGGCCTGGGCGGCTTTGTTTCCAATTCCAACGCCCTAATCGCTACCCAAACGCCTAAGCGCTACGTGGGCCGGGCGCTTGGCATCGTGGTCACTGGTTTTACCGCCGGTAACCTCCTAGGACCCCTCTTTGGTGGTGCCCTGGCCAGTGCCTTCTCCTACCGGACGACCTTCCATTTGACCGGGATTATCATGCTGGTTGTCTTCGTCTTTATCTGGTGGCTGGTCAAGGAACGGCCAATCAATGCCAGTGCAAACCAGGGTGAAGACGCTGAAGCCAAACCGGTGAATACCGGCTGGTCAGCCCTGCCCAACCGGCACCTGCTAATCGCGGTCTTTATCACGACCATGCTAGTGCAGACCGTGAACATGTCGATTAACCCGATTGTTTCGCTCTTTGTCTTGGAGCTGATGCCCCACGCTAACGGTGGGACCATCACCTTCATGGCCGGCGTGGTGGCTGCGGCCCCTGGAATTGCGACGGTCTTAGCAGCCCCTGGCTTTGGTCGCTTGGGTGATCGCTTTGGCACCCGGCGCCTGATTCAAATTGGCTTTGCCATTGGCATTTTAGCCTTCGTGCCCACCGCCTTTATTACCAGTGTCATAATGCTGGTGGTCTTGCGCTTTATCGTCGGTATCAGTGATGCCACCCTCCTACCGGCCATCCAAACCCTGCTTTCTAAGAACTCTCCAGAAAACATGGTCAGCCGGGTCTTTAGTTACAACCAGAGTTTCCAAGCCATCGGGAGTGTGATTGGCCCCTTCCTGGGTGTGGTGATTGCCAACTCCTTGGATTACCGGGCCATCTTCCTGATTTCAGCCCTGATTATGGCCGTTAACGCCTTCCTCTTCTCCTGGAACACCCGCCATTCTAAATAA
- a CDS encoding ATP-grasp domain-containing protein, whose translation MWNSTAKHPIKNILFIGAGPNGFGVQGENDAAIYQVLPELHGLGYQVFVIDDNPYALSLESLAAQAFWQPLTVENIKKIIIQANIDTVVATFGGRRSMQIWEALSQDWQDDDGPLPQSLGLANPVVAQVNNRAELSTLLTEAGLPVIESEVAATQDEANELMRKINLPLVIRAQNPIQSHTRQLVSRLDELEQAVAEVRAQSLTAEVLISKAINGMKEIGMEVVRDFRGNCMQVGTSEDMDPIGIHSADSLSVSPVLTVQDPFLAKMRSYAFQIANLLQLEGLLHVQFAVDEARDLIYIIKVSPYFDQLASRVAMVTGYPLALVSMQLMLGTPLEKVYLPHDFNEKMAMMEPMMDHIAVKLPIFPFGDLAAAGVKVNRQLGSIQKSVGGTVGFGRTFVEALEKAIRSAHFNNRSFSPTYMAHISDDELIQQLIHPEDNRVLLFIEALRRGYEVDELAELSHVDEFYFYQLQSLIEIETAVESHPDQADILLRAKRSGLSDGLIARFWRTNFESIRQLATQHQIEPTYKAVDPSAGEFPENAHQYYASFEFEDESTRLSDQSILVVGSGAYRIGETVIGGYASTIILSELRRLQYQTVMMNNNSQDATLLPHLSDKQYLEPLEISDVMAVVDKENPKAIMVPGNRRKLIRALKDLGQNVLVIPKDKHLPGGPGENQSEFALNFFYDGQQAFALNISQHRDGELRILPQTDLDNVDLKDLSLPGPGLFQLVFHQQVTQPVAHVNLADWQHDSWLRPMPFGQIAFLSKATGVQWFRLVVRALLGQLGEGDYRLLAEAPARNVFLNQRMINARTDFQLHLQPEGDLDVTRFEMGVRVAPGGARSHESE comes from the coding sequence ATGTGGAACAGCACAGCTAAACATCCGATTAAAAATATCCTCTTTATTGGGGCCGGCCCCAATGGTTTTGGTGTCCAGGGAGAAAACGATGCGGCCATTTACCAGGTCTTACCGGAGCTCCATGGTCTAGGCTACCAGGTCTTTGTCATCGACGATAATCCCTATGCTCTTTCCCTAGAAAGCTTGGCTGCTCAGGCTTTTTGGCAACCGTTAACGGTTGAGAACATTAAAAAAATCATTATCCAGGCCAACATTGACACGGTCGTAGCCACCTTTGGTGGCCGACGCAGCATGCAGATTTGGGAAGCCCTGTCCCAGGATTGGCAGGACGATGACGGACCGCTGCCCCAGTCCTTGGGGCTGGCTAATCCGGTTGTGGCCCAGGTCAATAACCGGGCTGAGCTGTCGACCCTGTTGACTGAGGCGGGCCTACCCGTCATTGAAAGTGAAGTGGCCGCCACTCAGGATGAAGCCAATGAGCTGATGCGTAAGATTAACCTGCCCTTAGTGATTCGCGCCCAAAACCCCATTCAAAGTCATACCCGCCAACTGGTCAGTCGCTTAGATGAATTGGAACAGGCCGTAGCCGAGGTCCGCGCCCAGTCGTTAACGGCTGAGGTCCTTATTTCAAAGGCCATCAATGGCATGAAAGAAATTGGCATGGAAGTTGTCCGGGATTTTCGCGGGAACTGTATGCAGGTTGGGACCAGTGAAGATATGGACCCGATTGGGATTCATTCGGCTGATTCCCTCAGTGTTTCGCCGGTTTTGACCGTTCAAGACCCATTTCTGGCGAAGATGCGGTCCTATGCCTTTCAAATTGCAAACTTACTGCAGTTGGAAGGGCTTTTACACGTCCAATTTGCCGTTGATGAGGCCCGGGATTTAATTTATATCATCAAGGTTTCGCCCTACTTTGACCAGCTGGCCAGTCGGGTCGCCATGGTGACCGGCTATCCGCTGGCCCTAGTATCAATGCAGTTGATGCTGGGGACCCCGCTGGAAAAGGTTTACCTGCCCCATGATTTCAACGAGAAGATGGCGATGATGGAACCGATGATGGACCACATTGCCGTTAAGTTGCCGATTTTTCCCTTTGGTGATTTAGCCGCTGCGGGTGTTAAGGTGAATCGGCAGTTAGGCAGTATTCAAAAGTCAGTCGGGGGTACGGTTGGTTTTGGTCGGACCTTCGTGGAGGCCTTAGAGAAGGCCATTCGCTCGGCCCACTTCAACAACCGTAGCTTTTCGCCAACCTACATGGCCCATATCAGCGATGACGAGTTGATCCAGCAATTGATTCATCCAGAAGACAACCGGGTCCTGCTCTTTATCGAGGCCCTGCGGCGGGGTTATGAGGTTGATGAACTGGCCGAACTGAGTCACGTTGATGAGTTCTACTTTTACCAACTCCAGTCCCTGATTGAAATTGAAACCGCAGTGGAAAGCCATCCTGACCAGGCCGACATTCTCCTGCGGGCTAAGCGTTCCGGCCTTTCAGATGGCTTAATTGCTCGTTTTTGGCGGACCAACTTTGAAAGCATCCGTCAGCTAGCTACCCAGCACCAGATTGAGCCTACTTATAAGGCAGTTGATCCTTCCGCTGGCGAATTTCCTGAAAATGCCCACCAGTACTATGCCAGCTTCGAGTTTGAAGATGAATCAACCCGTCTCAGTGACCAGAGTATTCTGGTGGTCGGTAGTGGCGCCTACCGGATTGGGGAAACGGTGATTGGTGGTTACGCCTCGACCATTATCCTGTCCGAACTGCGCCGCCTCCAGTACCAAACGGTTATGATGAACAACAACAGTCAGGATGCGACCTTACTGCCGCACCTGTCTGACAAGCAGTATCTGGAACCACTGGAAATTTCTGATGTCATGGCGGTGGTTGATAAGGAAAATCCTAAGGCCATCATGGTGCCAGGTAACCGCCGCAAGCTGATTCGTGCTCTGAAAGATTTAGGTCAAAATGTGCTGGTGATTCCCAAGGATAAGCACCTACCGGGTGGGCCTGGGGAAAACCAGTCTGAGTTTGCCTTGAATTTCTTTTATGACGGGCAGCAGGCCTTTGCATTAAATATCAGCCAGCACCGTGACGGGGAGCTGCGCATCTTACCGCAGACCGATTTGGATAACGTGGATTTAAAAGACCTGTCCCTGCCAGGTCCGGGTCTCTTCCAGCTGGTCTTCCACCAGCAGGTGACCCAACCGGTGGCGCATGTTAACTTGGCCGACTGGCAGCATGATAGCTGGCTGAGACCGATGCCATTTGGTCAGATTGCCTTTTTGAGCAAAGCGACTGGTGTTCAGTGGTTCCGCCTGGTTGTGCGGGCCCTGCTGGGCCAACTCGGGGAGGGGGACTACCGGCTTTTGGCTGAAGCACCTGCCCGCAATGTCTTCCTCAATCAACGGATGATTAACGCCCGCACCGATTTCCAGTTGCACCTACAGCCAGAAGGGGACCTGGATGTGACCCGCTTTGAAATGGGGGTTCGAGTGGCCCCCGGTGGAGCAAGAAGCCATGAGTCAGAGTAA
- a CDS encoding carbamoyl phosphate synthase small subunit, producing the protein MQRHLILEDGSVFTGEGFGAPATTFGEIIFDTAMTGYQETITNPIYDGQMIAFGMPVAGANGIHAEANESMQPTIRGMIVHDLAEVSTNRQRRMNLDRFLKQYNIPGLYQVDTRQLIRHLRESGPQRASIVDYADDHAFDQLIATVLTNKQVKNTATPKAYANPGRGRHIVVIDFGLKHGILRMLDDHEANVSVLPYTTSINEILTLDPDGIILSTGPGNPNSLPESVLTLIRVLQTKAPMLGVGLGHELFALANGAALTALPAEYHGMNHPIQEIITQQIFYAMQGRGYVVDDQTINHKKMFVTYRDLVDNSIQGLRHRDYPAFSVQFFADGAPGPTEANVVYSDFFETVEDYVEQHS; encoded by the coding sequence ATGCAAAGGCATTTAATCCTAGAAGATGGTTCGGTTTTTACCGGTGAGGGCTTTGGCGCACCGGCAACCACCTTTGGTGAAATTATTTTTGATACGGCCATGACCGGCTACCAAGAAACAATTACCAACCCCATCTATGACGGGCAGATGATTGCCTTTGGTATGCCAGTGGCCGGGGCGAACGGCATTCATGCCGAAGCCAATGAGTCGATGCAACCCACCATCCGGGGGATGATTGTCCATGATTTGGCCGAGGTATCAACTAACCGGCAGCGCCGGATGAACCTGGACCGTTTTTTGAAACAGTACAACATTCCCGGGCTTTACCAGGTTGATACCCGGCAGCTCATCCGCCACCTGCGTGAAAGTGGCCCCCAGCGGGCCAGCATCGTTGACTATGCGGACGATCACGCCTTTGACCAGTTAATTGCTACGGTCTTGACCAACAAACAGGTGAAGAACACCGCGACACCTAAGGCCTATGCCAATCCTGGTCGCGGCCGCCACATTGTAGTCATCGACTTTGGTTTAAAACACGGTATTTTGCGGATGTTAGATGACCACGAGGCCAACGTTTCCGTCCTACCATATACCACCAGTATTAATGAAATTTTGACCCTCGATCCCGATGGTATTATCCTCTCAACTGGTCCGGGTAACCCAAATTCATTACCCGAAAGTGTCCTGACCCTGATTCGGGTTTTGCAGACCAAGGCGCCCATGCTGGGGGTTGGTCTAGGCCATGAACTCTTTGCCCTGGCTAATGGCGCGGCTTTAACCGCCTTGCCGGCTGAGTACCATGGTATGAACCATCCCATCCAGGAAATTATTACCCAGCAGATTTTTTATGCCATGCAGGGCCGCGGTTACGTGGTTGACGATCAGACGATTAACCACAAGAAGATGTTTGTGACCTACCGCGACTTGGTGGACAACTCTATTCAGGGCCTGCGTCACCGGGATTACCCAGCCTTTAGCGTCCAGTTCTTTGCGGACGGGGCCCCTGGACCAACCGAGGCCAACGTAGTTTATTCGGATTTTTTTGAAACGGTAGAAGATTATGTGGAACAGCACAGCTAA
- the pyrR gene encoding bifunctional pyr operon transcriptional regulator/uracil phosphoribosyltransferase PyrR, whose protein sequence is MATKEVLDQASLQRALTRITYEILERNKGGQGLILVGIKTRGEFLAHRIANRLEQLENVEIPVMALDITSYRDDVLDASDQVLLDSDDGINIVDKNIVIVDDVLFTGRTIRAALDALIHIGRPKSISLAVLVDRGHRELPIRADFVGKNIPTAQNEKIRVLVDEVDGRDAVEIVHAH, encoded by the coding sequence ATGGCAACCAAGGAAGTTTTAGATCAGGCTTCATTACAACGCGCTTTGACGCGGATTACCTATGAAATTTTAGAGCGCAATAAGGGCGGTCAAGGATTAATCCTAGTTGGGATTAAGACCCGGGGTGAGTTTTTAGCCCATCGGATTGCTAACCGCCTAGAACAGCTGGAAAACGTTGAAATCCCAGTGATGGCCTTAGACATCACCAGCTACCGCGACGATGTTTTGGACGCCAGTGACCAGGTTCTGTTGGACTCAGATGATGGTATCAATATTGTCGATAAGAACATTGTCATCGTGGATGATGTGCTCTTCACCGGCCGCACCATTCGGGCTGCCTTAGATGCCCTGATTCATATTGGCCGGCCTAAGTCGATTTCGCTGGCTGTCCTAGTTGATCGCGGTCACCGCGAACTGCCAATCCGGGCCGATTTTGTCGGTAAAAACATCCCAACCGCACAAAACGAGAAAATCCGGGTCCTAGTGGATGAAGTTGATGGCCGGGATGCGGTTGAAATTGTCCACGCCCACTAA
- a CDS encoding RluA family pseudouridine synthase yields the protein MADQVMTISPDQAGQRLDKVVAAHFTEYSRAKVADWISSGNLLVNQEKVKASYKVSADDQVTIDVPATKPTELVAEDIPLDVVYEDQDLLVVNKPQGMVVHPAAGHATGTLVNALLAHAPLSTINGEQRPGIVHRIDRDTSGLLMVAKNDQAHQALSQQLKAHKNQRVYYALVKGEFEENQGTIDASLGRHPVDRKKQAVVAGGRTAVTHFEVAERFQGYTLLKIFLETGRTHQIRVHMAYIHHPVVGDPVYGNASRLPGVALHGQLLHAASLSLTQPTTGEELSFDSPLPDYFQKALATLKQ from the coding sequence ATGGCAGATCAGGTAATGACAATTAGTCCCGACCAGGCGGGCCAACGGTTAGACAAGGTGGTCGCCGCTCACTTTACCGAGTACTCGCGGGCCAAGGTGGCAGATTGGATTAGTAGTGGGAACCTACTGGTTAACCAGGAAAAAGTGAAGGCCTCCTACAAGGTTAGCGCTGACGACCAGGTGACCATTGACGTGCCAGCCACCAAGCCGACTGAACTGGTGGCCGAAGATATTCCCCTGGATGTGGTGTATGAAGACCAGGACCTCTTAGTGGTTAACAAACCCCAGGGGATGGTTGTTCATCCCGCTGCTGGACATGCGACGGGTACCCTGGTGAATGCCTTATTGGCTCATGCGCCGCTGTCAACGATTAACGGCGAGCAGCGGCCTGGGATTGTTCACCGGATTGACCGTGATACGAGTGGCCTACTGATGGTGGCCAAAAATGACCAGGCCCACCAGGCTTTGTCCCAGCAGTTAAAGGCCCATAAAAACCAGCGGGTGTACTACGCCTTAGTGAAGGGTGAGTTTGAAGAAAATCAGGGCACCATTGATGCATCGCTCGGCCGGCACCCGGTTGACCGGAAGAAGCAGGCCGTTGTTGCTGGCGGCCGGACCGCAGTGACTCACTTTGAGGTTGCTGAACGTTTTCAGGGCTATACTTTGTTAAAGATTTTCCTGGAAACCGGGCGGACCCATCAAATCCGAGTTCACATGGCCTACATTCACCATCCAGTGGTTGGCGACCCGGTTTATGGCAATGCCAGTCGTCTCCCAGGGGTGGCCTTACACGGTCAGTTATTACATGCGGCTAGCCTGAGTCTGACCCAGCCGACAACTGGGGAAGAACTCAGTTTTGACAGCCCCTTACCCGATTATTTTCAAAAGGCCCTGGCAACCTTAAAACAGTGA
- a CDS encoding ribonuclease HI family protein, with product MLNLYVDAARKAETGQSTAGCVVIEAHQQRQLKATLPNTQDNHEAEFRAAYWALDQLDGADPLHLYFDSQIVVDALNKHYAKHYQDQVDAIDRLLANRPLVLVSWVPEKNNQGAHHLAQQALKKTDH from the coding sequence ATGCTGAACCTATACGTTGATGCCGCCCGTAAAGCTGAAACTGGTCAGAGTACGGCTGGCTGTGTCGTCATTGAGGCCCACCAGCAGCGCCAGCTCAAAGCCACTTTACCTAATACGCAAGATAACCACGAGGCCGAGTTTCGCGCAGCCTACTGGGCCCTGGACCAACTGGACGGCGCTGATCCCCTCCATCTCTATTTTGATTCCCAAATCGTCGTTGATGCCTTGAACAAGCACTATGCCAAGCATTACCAGGACCAGGTCGATGCCATTGACCGACTCCTGGCCAACCGACCCCTGGTCTTAGTCAGCTGGGTCCCTGAAAAAAATAACCAAGGCGCCCACCACCTGGCCCAACAAGCCCTAAAAAAAACAGACCACTAA
- a CDS encoding GNAT family N-acetyltransferase, which yields MPVVYMRRAKARDLESIASILKSAKGYLREQGLDQWQGDYPNRDTVQADMDHHQAYVLVVDDAVAGYAAAFEGEDPLYSEMAAGSWLVDGHDYASIHRFALSDAFRGQRLAPRFMTALISYFYAQGARDFRIDTHPGNIPMQKVITSNGFEKRGSINMAEGEGISTERWAYQLIIKD from the coding sequence ATGCCAGTAGTTTATATGCGGCGGGCTAAGGCCCGTGACTTAGAAAGTATCGCTAGTATCCTAAAGAGTGCCAAGGGCTACCTGCGTGAGCAGGGCCTGGACCAGTGGCAGGGGGACTATCCTAACCGGGATACCGTCCAAGCCGACATGGATCACCACCAGGCCTATGTCTTGGTGGTTGATGACGCGGTGGCCGGCTATGCGGCGGCCTTTGAAGGCGAAGACCCACTTTATTCTGAGATGGCAGCCGGGTCTTGGCTGGTAGATGGTCATGATTATGCTAGCATCCACCGCTTTGCCCTGTCGGATGCCTTCCGGGGACAGCGGCTGGCTCCCCGCTTTATGACGGCCCTGATTTCATATTTTTACGCCCAGGGCGCCCGGGACTTTAGGATTGATACCCATCCTGGCAACATCCCAATGCAAAAGGTCATTACCAGTAATGGCTTTGAAAAGCGCGGTTCCATCAACATGGCCGAAGGTGAGGGCATTAGTACGGAACGCTGGGCCTACCAGCTAATTATTAAAGACTAA
- a CDS encoding class I SAM-dependent RNA methyltransferase, with protein sequence MSKTYQLMATGAAGLEAVIGKELRQLDFDPQVENYRVRFQGNQADILRANLWLRAADRVKIIVGEFEAHTFDELFEGVKALDWQDYLNYDSVFPVAGRSHHSTLHSVPDVQAITKRAIVSKLQEAYHIRTRLPENGFTAQLEVMIEKNHVILTLDTTGSSLFKRGYRVDKGPAPLKENFAAALVLLTNWRPDLPFVDPTTGSGTIAIEAALIGRNIAPGLIRTFAIEQMDWFDQSLSETVRDQAEAQADYDRELDIAGYDLDENMVAIAQENARHAGLGHDVTFKQLAVKDWRTDKPHGVLVSNPPYGQRLGELEAARELYEEMGQLYQQLTGWSKYILTADQDFEKYYGQKATKKRKLYNGSLRVDYYQYWASRRS encoded by the coding sequence ATGTCAAAAACTTATCAATTAATGGCCACCGGGGCTGCTGGTTTGGAAGCAGTCATCGGTAAAGAATTACGTCAGCTCGACTTTGACCCCCAGGTTGAAAACTACCGGGTTCGCTTTCAAGGTAATCAAGCCGATATCCTGCGGGCCAATCTTTGGTTACGTGCGGCTGATCGGGTCAAGATTATTGTCGGTGAATTTGAAGCCCACACTTTCGATGAACTCTTTGAAGGAGTGAAGGCCTTGGACTGGCAGGATTATTTGAACTATGACTCGGTTTTCCCAGTGGCTGGCCGGTCCCATCATTCAACCCTGCATAGTGTGCCCGATGTCCAGGCCATCACTAAGCGGGCCATCGTTTCCAAGCTCCAGGAGGCCTACCATATCCGGACCCGCCTGCCTGAAAATGGGTTTACAGCTCAACTGGAGGTCATGATTGAAAAGAATCACGTAATCTTGACCTTGGATACTACCGGGTCTTCGCTCTTTAAGCGGGGCTACCGGGTGGATAAGGGACCAGCACCCTTGAAGGAAAACTTTGCCGCTGCCCTGGTCTTACTAACCAACTGGCGACCTGACCTACCCTTTGTTGACCCAACTACCGGTTCGGGCACGATTGCCATTGAAGCGGCCTTAATCGGTCGTAACATTGCGCCCGGCCTGATTCGGACCTTTGCCATTGAACAGATGGACTGGTTTGATCAGTCCCTGTCAGAAACCGTCCGTGACCAGGCTGAAGCCCAGGCGGACTACGACCGTGAACTTGATATTGCTGGTTATGACCTGGATGAAAACATGGTCGCTATTGCCCAGGAAAATGCCCGCCATGCCGGACTGGGCCACGATGTCACCTTTAAGCAGTTGGCAGTCAAGGACTGGCGGACGGACAAGCCCCACGGGGTCTTGGTTTCAAACCCACCTTACGGTCAGCGTTTGGGTGAACTGGAAGCGGCCCGTGAGCTCTATGAAGAGATGGGCCAGCTGTACCAGCAGCTGACCGGGTGGAGCAAGTATATCTTGACGGCTGACCAGGATTTTGAAAAATACTACGGTCAAAAAGCCACCAAGAAGCGGAAGCTGTATAACGGTTCTTTGCGGGTTGATTATTACCAGTATTGGGCTTCTCGGCGCTCCTAA
- a CDS encoding DnaD domain protein translates to MDANLKRYLQAGQTSISNALLQHYRELGLDNDDLVLYLQVQNLQSRGDQARPDVLARTMQVTEKTIIDRLKSLMARHLLVLVGHDQATETYDFSPLYDRLIQGQAATDTAPVMSTGKSSRREVLQTLEVEFGRPLTPMEMQTVSHWFDQDHFDPNMMLVAIQEAIANNARSLRYIEAILANWQQQNIKTPQAAQMAKNRRQGGRAQPDQTAANQGAPRVQLPTQRIEDM, encoded by the coding sequence ATGGATGCCAATTTAAAAAGATATTTGCAGGCTGGCCAGACTAGCATCAGTAATGCCCTCCTACAGCACTACCGGGAGCTAGGCTTGGACAACGATGACCTGGTCTTGTACCTCCAGGTGCAAAATTTGCAAAGTCGGGGTGACCAGGCGCGGCCAGATGTTTTGGCTCGAACCATGCAGGTCACTGAGAAAACCATCATTGACCGCCTGAAAAGTTTGATGGCCCGCCACCTGCTGGTTTTGGTGGGCCACGACCAGGCGACTGAAACCTATGATTTTTCACCCCTGTACGACCGGTTGATTCAAGGACAGGCCGCCACTGACACTGCCCCGGTCATGTCGACGGGAAAGAGCAGCCGGCGGGAGGTCTTGCAGACCCTAGAAGTGGAATTTGGCCGACCTTTGACGCCGATGGAAATGCAAACCGTCAGTCACTGGTTTGATCAAGACCACTTTGATCCCAACATGATGTTGGTGGCCATTCAGGAGGCAATTGCCAATAATGCCCGTAGTCTGCGCTACATCGAAGCCATTTTAGCCAACTGGCAGCAGCAAAATATCAAAACACCTCAGGCCGCCCAAATGGCTAAAAACCGGCGGCAGGGTGGTCGGGCTCAGCCCGACCAAACGGCTGCTAACCAGGGTGCGCCCCGGGTCCAGTTGCCAACCCAGCGCATTGAGGATATGTAA
- the asnS gene encoding asparagine--tRNA ligase, with amino-acid sequence MTEEKIPTIQIADASKYVGQTVKIGGWLRQKRGSGKIVFLQLRDGTAFFQGVVAKADVDPDVFERAKELKQESSLYVTGEIRKDDRSSFGYEMAVHDLQVIGESHDYPITPKEHGTEFLFDERHLYLRHLKPFATLKIRNTLIAATYEFFNDEGFIKMDAPILTGSAPEGTTELFETDYFGEPAYLSQTGQLYAEAGAMAFGKVFTFGPIFRAEKSKTRRHLTEFWMIEPEMAFMDQEQSLHLQERYIAYLIEKVLERNDQELDLLKRDKDRLKSYTKLPYPRISYDEAIELLQANDFDIKWGADFGSPEETFLANHFDQPVFVLNFPKAIKAFYMKRHPTRDDVVISADLLAPEGYGEIIGGSEREVDYEYLKEQIIKQGLSLDEYSWYLDLRKFGPVPHSGFGLGLERLVTFVTGEEHIREAIPFPRMTHRLRP; translated from the coding sequence ATGACAGAGGAAAAAATTCCGACGATTCAAATCGCAGATGCAAGCAAGTATGTGGGTCAGACCGTTAAAATTGGTGGTTGGCTCCGGCAAAAGCGGGGCAGTGGTAAGATTGTCTTCTTACAGCTCCGCGATGGGACTGCCTTCTTCCAGGGCGTGGTCGCCAAGGCGGACGTTGATCCGGATGTCTTTGAACGGGCCAAGGAACTTAAGCAGGAAAGCAGTCTGTATGTTACTGGTGAAATCCGTAAGGATGACCGTTCTTCCTTTGGCTATGAAATGGCCGTCCATGACCTGCAGGTCATTGGGGAAAGCCATGATTACCCAATCACACCCAAGGAGCACGGGACCGAGTTTCTCTTTGATGAGCGGCACTTATACCTGCGCCACTTAAAGCCCTTTGCGACCTTGAAGATTCGTAACACCCTGATTGCAGCAACTTACGAATTCTTCAATGATGAAGGTTTCATCAAGATGGATGCGCCGATTTTGACTGGCTCAGCTCCTGAAGGGACGACTGAGTTGTTTGAAACCGACTACTTCGGTGAGCCGGCCTACCTTTCACAGACTGGTCAACTTTATGCCGAAGCTGGGGCCATGGCCTTTGGTAAGGTCTTTACCTTTGGGCCAATTTTCCGGGCTGAGAAATCCAAGACTCGGCGTCACTTGACTGAGTTTTGGATGATTGAGCCAGAAATGGCCTTTATGGACCAGGAACAAAGCCTGCATTTACAGGAACGCTACATTGCCTACCTGATTGAAAAGGTGCTGGAGCGCAATGACCAGGAGCTAGATCTCCTCAAGCGGGATAAGGACCGGTTGAAGTCTTATACTAAGCTGCCTTACCCTCGCATTTCTTATGACGAAGCGATTGAACTCTTGCAGGCCAATGACTTCGATATTAAGTGGGGGGCTGACTTTGGTTCCCCTGAAGAAACTTTCCTGGCCAACCACTTTGACCAGCCGGTCTTTGTTTTGAACTTCCCCAAGGCCATTAAGGCCTTCTACATGAAGCGCCACCCAACCCGTGACGACGTGGTGATTTCCGCTGACCTGCTGGCCCCAGAAGGGTATGGGGAAATCATTGGTGGTTCCGAACGAGAAGTTGATTACGAATACTTGAAGGAACAAATTATTAAACAGGGACTCAGCCTAGACGAGTACAGCTGGTACTTGGACCTGCGTAAGTTCGGTCCAGTACCACACTCAGGCTTTGGTCTGGGACTAGAACGCTTGGTAACCTTCGTTACTGGTGAAGAGCACATTCGTGAAGCCATTCCTTTCCCAAGGATGACCCACCGACTGCGTCCCTAA